In Listeria cossartiae subsp. cossartiae, the DNA window ATATAATAAAACAGTTGCATTAGATGCCGCAGTAAGAAATGTGAGCGGTAATGCGGTGTGGACAGAACCATATCGTACAGCTGGCACCAAATTAATCGGACCAGCAGAAACTTACTTGAATAAAGAAGTGGAAATTGTACGTGAAGCAAAAACGCCAAAAGGGACGTACTACCAATTTAAATCTGGTGGTAAAGTAATCGGTTGGCTAGACCAAAAAGCTTTCGAAGTATATGACAATGTTATTTACAATAAAGCAGTTAATTTAGACGCTGTCGTTGAAAACGTAACTGGTAATGCAGTTTGGACAACTCCTTATAAGAGTAAGGGTGTTAAACTAGTTACTTCAGCAGCGACATACGAAGGTGAAACAGCTAAAATAACTCGTGAAGCGCAAACAAGTAGAGGAACATACTATGAGTTTAGTGTTGATGGTAAAATCATTGGCTGGTTAGATAAAAAAGCTTTTGATGTTTATGATTCGATTGAGTATAATAAGGCAATTAATATGACTGGACTACTGAGCAATGCACCAGGTAATGGTATCTGGACAGAGCCGTATAGAGTCATCGGTACAAAAAACATTGGACAAGCAACAACTTATGCGAATAAAACTGTACAGCTAGTGCGTGAAGCAAAAACTTCTCGTTCTACTTACTATCAAGTGAGTCTAAATGGAAAAGTTATTGGCTGGATTGATAAACGTGCTTTTACTAATGTTAAATAATTAAAATAAACCGCCTCCAATTATGGAGGCGGTTTTTTGATAGAAAAAAATAGAGCGGGAAATCCGCTCTATTAAAATTTATGATTTTGTAATGTATATAAGTTCTTTCAAGAAATCTTTGTAGTATGGAGATTCAAAATGAGAGAATGAATGACCAAATGGATAGTTGAAATCGCCGATATATGGTTTCTTAGAAAAATCAATAACTTGAGCTTCAGGGAGTTTCATTAAGAAATAGTTGTTTAAACGATCCCAAAAGTAATTATTTCTTTCAATTGCCATTTTATTTTTGTACTCAACAACTGCTCGGTTTTTTGCGTAGTAGGAAGTTGTAAAGCCGCCTTTGTTTAAGATGATCCGATCTGCTGGAATAATTTCTGTCAGCTTTTCGATAAATAAATCAGCATAGCCTTTCCATTCTTCAAAGAAAGCTTCGTTATCAATATGATCTGAAATTCTTTCGAAAGGTAAGTCATTTAGCAATTGACTTTGTTCTACTACATAAGACATTGTGACTGCTGTTTCATTATCGACCCACATAACCGGTCGGATTACATCAGGATATAAATCGATTAAGAAATAGTCAGAATTAGATTTTCTTAAGTTAGTGAAAAAATCTTTTTTCCAATCTTCTGCTACTGTAGTTCGTTCATTTTCCGACATATCATCGTATTTCTTTAAGTTAATTCCAGCATATGGTTTCGTCATCACACTAATGATAGAAGAGTGGAATTGTGTAAAGCTACATTCGAAAAATGCTTTATAATCTGGATTGAAGAAAGGGGATGAATTAAAAGCATTACGACTGAAACAAGTTCCCATAACAGCAATTCTAGTCACATCTGGTTTAATTTTAGGAGCAACAATTGTATAACAAGATAAATTGTTTAAACCATTACGAGTCATTTTAGCTTTAAATTGTTTGTTTGCAATATCAAAGTAATCGCATGAACTAAAATCAATGGTATCATTTGCTAAAACAGGTAAATCGGGCGTATTGGGGCCGCGAAGATAGAAATCCCAAGTAGTATCCGCCTTATTTACAGGGCCAGCTAAGAAATCTTTTTTATCAATACGAACGGAGTACTTCGATAACCCTTTTTTTAGTGGCCAAACTTGTTCAATATTATATTCAAACGTATTCGCTTTTTTGTCGCGGCGTTTAGCAACAAGTTGACTCTCGGCAAAATGTCTTTCTAATTTAAATTGTAGTGTTATGGAACTATTACTTTCACTAAGTTGGTGTAAGCTAACTAACCCTTGCAAGTTCTTTTTAAAATAAAATGACAATCTATTAGATCCTGTTACATACGATCTTAAAGAAGCAAAAAGAGGCGCAGCTATTTCTATTTCTTTTGGAATAGCGGATTTCATGTCAGGGTTAATGGATAAGAATGTAGGGATACTTTTTTTCATGTCAGTGGACGAGATGTCAATTAGAACATCAAGTACATTATTAGCATCCACTAGAAAACTTGGTGACAACTCTTTAACAGGGATAGAGAAATCCACTGTATTATCATTTATTATACCTAAATCGAATTCTTGTTTTTGTTCATGAAATAAATAAAAACTAGCATTAGGTCGGCGTTTAAAAACTAATTTTGCTTGAAAAAGACCATTTGTAAGGGAAGGATCGATTTTCAGACTTCC includes these proteins:
- a CDS encoding DUF6270 domain-containing protein yields the protein MKYFIKEIQLTESETWEISGYADGKINSIQAYYNELREYKHPEQKLSIPFEQNGNSFTAVISITELAKLSLADRETAWKFKVNGNYPYTHLTTDGPIVNKPFQPTNSLYQYQFEFPEGVLTLISKPMDLSSSLENFSLSEDTMAGSLKIDPSLTNGLFQAKLVFKRRPNASFYLFHEQKQEFDLGIINDNTVDFSIPVKELSPSFLVDANNVLDVLIDISSTDMKKSIPTFLSINPDMKSAIPKEIEIAAPLFASLRSYVTGSNRLSFYFKKNLQGLVSLHQLSESNSSITLQFKLERHFAESQLVAKRRDKKANTFEYNIEQVWPLKKGLSKYSVRIDKKDFLAGPVNKADTTWDFYLRGPNTPDLPVLANDTIDFSSCDYFDIANKQFKAKMTRNGLNNLSCYTIVAPKIKPDVTRIAVMGTCFSRNAFNSSPFFNPDYKAFFECSFTQFHSSIISVMTKPYAGINLKKYDDMSENERTTVAEDWKKDFFTNLRKSNSDYFLIDLYPDVIRPVMWVDNETAVTMSYVVEQSQLLNDLPFERISDHIDNEAFFEEWKGYADLFIEKLTEIIPADRIILNKGGFTTSYYAKNRAVVEYKNKMAIERNNYFWDRLNNYFLMKLPEAQVIDFSKKPYIGDFNYPFGHSFSHFESPYYKDFLKELIYITKS